Proteins co-encoded in one Medicago truncatula cultivar Jemalong A17 chromosome 8, MtrunA17r5.0-ANR, whole genome shotgun sequence genomic window:
- the LOC11435779 gene encoding NAC domain-containing protein 83, with amino-acid sequence MDKLNFIKNGVSRLPPGFRFQPTDEELVFNYLKCKIFSCPLPASIIPEVNVCKYDPWDLPGGCDEQERHFFSSKEAKYRNSNRMSRTTKCGYWKATGSDKKISSSTCNGIAGLRKTLVFYEGKSPNGSRTDWILHEYRLINVETTNNSAQNYGNEIGEWVLCRLSVRKRSGLEYGSTSTPNSRLMFDFMMVNNKTCSSTSSSCSSSSNNIEVSSNVQDHEQDYADHF; translated from the exons atggataagctgaattttattaaaaatggaGTGAGTAGATTGCCTCCTGGTTTTCGTTTCCAACCAACAGATGAAGAGCTTgtgtttaattatttgaaatgtAAAATCTTCTCATGCCCCTTGCCTGCTTCCATCATTCCTGAGGTCAATGTTTGCAAGTATGATCCTTGGGATTTGCCAG GAGGTTGTGATGAACAAGAGAGGCACTTTTTTAGCTCCAAGGAAGCAAAGTATAGAAATAGTAATCGGATGAGTAGAACAACAAAATGTGGATATTGGAAGGCAACAGGGTCagacaaaaaaatttcatcttcaaCTTGTAATGGCATTGCAGGGCTAAGAAAAACTCTAGTTTTCTATGAAGGGAAATCCCCAAATGGGTCTAGAACTGATTGGATCTTGCATGAATATCGCCTCATCAATGTAGAAACTACTAACAACTCAGCTCAG AACTATGGAAATGAGATAGGAGAATGGGTTCTGTGTCGGTTATCTGTAAGGAAAAGAAGTGGATTAGAATATGGAAGCACTAGTACTCCTAATTCAAGattaatgtttgattttatgATGGTAAACAACAAGACATGTTCTTCTACATCCTCTTCATGCTCAAGTTCCAGTAATAACATTGAGGTCTCTTCAAATGTACAAGATCATGAACAAGACTATGCTGATCATTTTTAA